The genomic region TGAACGGCCAAGTGGAAACCCGGCGGGGGCGCAAGCTGCGCTTTGGGGATGAAGTGGTGGCGCTAGGACAGCTTTGGCAAGTGCGCTGGGATACCGAGGTGGATCCGGATCCCTCCCCCACCGATTAGAGCCATGAGGAGGGCGGTACCTAATGCAAGGGGATGAGGAGCAGCATTGCTAAGGCCCCAACTCCTCCTGCCACCAAAAATTGCCACTCCAACCCCCATACCAGGCAAACGATGCCAGCCAAAATTTGGATCCCCCCTGTGATCCAGTAGGGGCGCCGGGGCGGATCCACCATGCCATTTAACCAATGGCCCAGCCCCATCTGAAACAGCCAAAACACCCCCAAATACTGGCTGAGGGATGCTAAAGCAGTACGACCGACAAACGGCAACACCGACAGAACCATGCCCAGTGCGATCACCAGTGTCCACACCAAGCCGACAAAGTAAAGATGGACCAAGCCCGCCGCCCGAAACTCCGGCAAACTCGTCTGCCGCACCATGTAGCCCAACCCCAGCAGGGAAATCACCAACCACAGCCAGTTGATGCTGGCCTCCTGGTGAAACTGGGTGGCCGCAAACCCCATCAACAACAAAACCGCCCAAACCAGGTAAACCCGCCGACAGATGTTCCAGAAGGGGGCAGGGGAGGCCAGGGTTTCCGTTTGCATGGCCAATACCTCAATCCACAACGACAATACGGCCTACCATACTGGGGTGGATATCGCAGAAATAGTTCTGGATCCCAGTTACCTCGAACACCACCACTTTACTCTCGTTACGCCGCAGCCGCCCTGTCCCCTGAAATTGCGCCCCATCTAAGGGTGTGGCGGTGTGGGGGGTAGAGTCTTCGTTGGTAAAGGTGATGGTGCCGCCTCGCTTCAGGGTGACCTCCGCAGGCAAGTATTGAAACCCGCGAATGATCACCTCAGCCTCCGAGACTGCTGCTGTCGCTTCAACAGGATCCCCCTCCGCCAAGGAGTCAGCCTGTCGCCAGCGATCCACCGCCAAGATCGCCCCCACATTGAGCGCAGATCCCAATCCGGTTAGCAGCAACAAACGCCGCGTCATGGGCATAGTGTTTTCTCCGCATCAGTCCAGAAGAGAAAAATGGGTCAATGACCCCAGTCAACAGCAACAACGGCAACTCTCCGGATCACCCGGTTGATGCTCCTAGTGAGGATCCCCAAGGCCCCAAAAAGCTCAGCCAAGGCTCGACGGATAACCTTGGGGATCATCACCCAGACAAACCCTATACCTTCAAGATCCAGCGTTCCCGCGTGTCAGCACTGACGAAGGGAGAGGGCACCACCAAGATGCTGGAGTCGAGACTGTTAAAGACGGCCCGGATCGCTGTAGCGTGGGCAACTTCATTGGGGCCAATGGTGCTGGCAGCAGCCACCAAGTCTTTGTTGGACAGTTGGATAAATGCATCATTGTAGGCCAGCGCCGCATCGAACTCTAGCGCAAGGGCGAGCTTAGCGATGTTGGCATCGGAGTCGAGATTGCCTTCTTTGTCATCAATGTAGGTGGAGAGGTCGTAGCTGTCGCGGGCCGGGGCAGGGGTTCCCCCCAACTGCCGGACAGCACCCACCAACAGATCCCGATGTTGCTCGTGATCTTTGAGGTTTTTGGTGGCTACATCCAATACCACCTTCCCCACATCGGTGCTGCTCAACTTACCGGCAGCGGTTTTGTAGGCCCAAATGGCCTGTTGTTCCAGGTCAATGGCGGCGTTGAGGATGGCAATATCGGCATTGGATTGGGCGGCACTGGGCAGGCTGCTCAACCCGATCGCTCCCCCCACCCCGGCCAACAAGCCGGTCAACAACAGGCTACGGCGAGAGGTGCTGGGATCCCATTCGGCAGCAAGGCGAGGCAGAGCCCATGGGGTTTTTGAGGTCTTCATCGAAAGTCTCCTGTCCTGAAAACGTATCGGAACTACCGTCGGGGGCCACTGTCATCACCCCTCAACCCGGTCTGATGGGGATACGCCGTTCTTCAGAGTTTGGATGCCTCGGAGCCGATGTCGGGATCCCTGTTATTTTGGAGGTTGTGTTTAAACAGCCGAGTTTCCAGAGCATGCAACGGGTGGTAGTGCCGTTAACGACCGACTCGATTTTGGGAGTTCAGCTCCACATCCCGCTGCCAGAGGCCAATCTGCAGAGCTATGCCGCTTGGATCGAGGCCCGCATTGATGACGGTCAGGGGGCTCAGGTGATCACTTGCAACCCAGAAATGATCATGCTGGCCCATCAGAATCCCCACTTTGCGCAGGTGCTGAAAGCCGCAGAGCTGGTGATCCCAGACGGAGCCGGGGTGGTATGGGCCTTGCGACGGCAGGGGGTTACCGTCCAGCGGGTACCTGGGATTGAGCTGGCGGAAACCTTGATTCAAGTGGCCGCAGAGCGGGGGTGGCGCTTGGCCTTGGTGGGAGGTAAGCCCGAGGTGAATGCAGCGGCAATCCAGTCTTGGCAGGCCCAGTTTCCGCAATTGTGTCTTTGGGGTAGCCACGGCTACTTCTCCCCTGAGCAGGAAGCGCAAGTTTTACAAGCCCTTCGAAGTTTTCAGCCACAGTTGGTGTTGGTGGGGCTGGGATCCCCGCGGCAGGAGCTTTGGATTCAGGCTCAGCGCCGCCTTTTGCCCGAGGCGATCTGGATTGGCATCGGGGGCAGTTTCGATATTTGGGCTGGAAAAAAAGAGCGGGCCCCCCGTTGGTGGCGTGACCATCAGTTGGAATGGTTGTATCGTCTCTATCAGGAACCCTGGCGCTGGCGACGGATGTTGGCTTTACCCAGGTTTGCCTGGCGGGTGCTGCGGGATCCCTCTTCCCGGAAGACCCCCTAATCTTGGCACCGCTCGCGTCTTCGCGTCAGCGTTGCGGAGCAACAGCGGGACAGAGTCCTTGTCTTCTCTCTAGGCTCTTTTCACCATGATCGGTCAACACGTCGGCTATAACCCTCACTTCTGCAGTTCCTGGGCCAGCACCGCCCCCACACCCACCCTCCCCACCCAACCGGATCCAGATGCCACCTTGGGGTTTTACGGCAGCACTCAGCCCGGAGCCATGCAAGCCCTGAACAGTATGGTGTCGTTGCGGGGGGTGAGTAAAGTCTTTCCGAATGGCAACTTGGTGTTGCGGGATGTGGATTTGGAGGTACGCCGCGGCGAGTTTGTGTTTGTAACGGGGGTATCGGGGGCGGGCAAGTCTACTCTGTTGCGGCTGCTCTATGGGGCCGACCAAGCCACTCAAGGTACGGTCATGGTGGATCGGGTATGCCTATTTTCTTCCGAGGGCCATCGCCCCTATCGGATCCCGCCTCGTCCTCTGGCGATGTTGCGGCGGCGGCTGGGGGTAGTCTTTCAAGACTATCGCCTCCTGGCCAATCGCACCTTGGCAGAAAATGTTGCCTTTGTGTTGCGGGCACAAGGGTTATCGCCTGCAGAAATTCGCCGCCGCATTGGGCCAACCTTAAAGATGGTGGGACTGACGGAAAAACGGGATCGCTTTCCCCATGAGCTTTCAGGGGGGGAACAACAGCGGCTCAGCTTAGCCCGCGCCATTGTCAATATGCCCGTGTTGCTGCTAGCCGATGAACCGACGGGAAACCTGGATCCGGAGAATTCCCTGCTGGTTTTGCAGATTTTGGAACGGCTCAACTCCTTTGGGGTGACCATCATGATGACCAGCCATGACCCTTATTTGGTGGAGCGGGCTGGGCATCGAGTGGTGCGAGTGGAGGGAGGACGTTTGTATGATATGCGCTGAAGGGCTGCTGGGACTCGGCAGTTAGTTAGGTCTCCCATTGAGATCCACAGGATCCCTGGGGCTGGATGAGTATTGGGCGCGTAGTTGGACGGTGAATGGAAATGCAAGCTCTCTCCCGATTTCTGAATAAAACTCGGTATCTCTTGCAAGAGACCTTTTTGGGGTTACGGCGGGGGGGCTGGCTGAACTGGGCTGCTGTGAGTACCCTGTTGGTGCTGCTGTTTCTGGTGGGCATTAGCGTCGAGCTGTCCTGGGGGGTCGATGCGACGGTGCAGTCCCTGGGAGGACAGTTGGAGATCTCCGTTTACCTGGAGCCGGAACGGCAGGCGGTGGATTTGCAGCCCCAAGTCACCCAATTGCCTCATGTGGCGGAAGTGAAGGTGATCACCAAAGATCAAGCCTGGCGTACCCTGCTGCTGGAGATGGGGATTCAGGATGAGGCGGCTATTCAAACCCAGTTGGGGGATAACCCGCTCGTGGATGCAATGCGAGTGAAGGCAGATTCTGCCGAGGCACTGGGGGAGGTGGCAACCCAGATTCGCCAACTGGAGGGGGTGGATGAAGTCTATTACGGCGACCAGGTGGTGGAGCAACTGGGCCAGATTCAGGAAATACTGCGGCTGGGATCCCTGGGGATCACCGGGGTGTTGGCCCTGACGGCGGTTGCAGTGATCACGACGACGATTCGCCTGATCGTCATGGCCCGGCGGCGCGAGATCGAGGTGATGCAACTGGTGGGAGCAACGGCAGCATGGATTTATCTGCCTTTTATTTTGCAGGGTTGCCTGTTTGGGGTGGTCAGTGCAGTAGGATCCTGGGGATTGGTATTGGGATCCCAGCAATTGCTGCAGGAGCTGCTGGAGAAGTTGATTGCCTTCCCGTTCTTGAAAGTGGTGCAGGCGGATCCGAATCAGTTGGAGTTTTGGTTTTTGCCCCTGATGCTTTTGGGAATGGGGGTTTTCCTGGGCACCACCAGCAGTTTGATCGCGGTGCGCAAGTCCGCAGGTCGCTAATTTAGGCGACTCAGGTGTTGGCGAATATCAGCGAGGGCTTGTTCCAGATCTCCCAAGGCTTGTCGTGGGCGCAGCCAGTCCTCAGCTTGGGATCCCGATCCACGCTCCTGGTTATGAGCAAACTGCAACCCCAGTTGCTCTAGCTCCCGCACAATTTGACAAAAGGCTTCCGCCCCCACATTGGCACTAGCTCCTTTGAGGCGGTGGCTAATTTTGCGCAAAACTTCTCCATTTTGCTGGGCAATGGCTTGATGAATCTGGTGCAGTTGTTCAGCCGCATCCTCGGTAAACACCTGTAAGAGCTCTTGCTCAAATGCCCGATCGCCGCCGGAAACTCGTCCTAGATGATCATGGTTGATCGGATAGGGGAGAGTCGGGGGGTCTGTAGGATGGGGAGCAAGACCGGAAAGATCCACATCCTCCTCCTCAATACCAATCGGGACTTCAGGGATCTGATCACGGGCTAAGTTAGCTTCTGACTCCGACAGGGATCCCTCAGGGGTTGAAGCGGTTGCAGCCTTGGATACAACCTGACTCCAATGGCTTAGCATTTTTTCTAGATCTTCTTTCAACACGGGCTTACTCAGGTAGTCATCCATCCCCGCTGCCAGACAGCGTTCTCGATCTTCCCGCAGGGCATTGGCGGTCATGGCAATGATCACGGTGTGTCGGTCGGATCCCGCCTCCTGTTGGCGAATACGGCGAGTCGCTTCATAGCCATCCATCACCGGCATCTGGCAATCCATCAGGATGAGGTCGTAGGTGATATGCTCCAGCAAATCCAAAACTTCTTGGCCATTGGCCACCACATCGGCTGCATAGCCTAAGCTGCGCAACTGCCGCAAAGCTACCTTCTGATTGACAGGGTTATCTTCTGCCAACAAAATCCGAATCGAGAGTTGCTCCTTAGCGGGATCCGGTTGTGAAGCTTGGATCCCACTGAGCCAAGCTGCCTGCGCCTCAGGGGCGCTCATGCTCAACATCGGAACGGATAAACCCGACGGTTTGCCCAGTGCAATAGCCAGAGCCTCCCGCAGACGAGTTTGTTTGACCGGCTTGATCAAGTAGGCGGCAAAGCCAATCTCCAGAATGCGGTGGGAGACCTCTCCGAACCCAATCGAGGTCATCATCACCAGTTGCGTATCCGCCAGTTGCGGATCCCCTTTAATCCAACGGCCCAAAGTTTCCCCATCCGTCTCTGGCATCTGCATATCCAGCACCGCCACCGGAAAGGGGATCCCGTCTCGAATCGCTTGCCGCAGCTTCTCTAGAGCTTGCTGGGCATTTTCCGCCTCTTCCACAAGCATGCCCCAGGCAGTGGTCTGGTAACGGACGATCTTGCGGTTGGTGGCGTTGTCATCCACAATGAGCAGCCGTTTACCCCGCAGATCGGCGGGAATGCGCGCCAGAGGTTGAGGCGACTGCTCTCCGGTACCGGCGGGTTGCTTCTCTAGGGTCAGTTCTACGCTGAAGGTGCTGCCCCGGCCTTCTTCGCTTTCTACGCTGATCCGACCCCCCATCAACTCCGTCAATTGTTTACAAATGGCCAAGCCCAACCCCGTACCCCCATATTTGCGAGTTGTGGAAGCATCCACTTGGCTGAAAGGCTGAAACAGTTTGTATTGTAACTCTCGCGGGATCCCGATGCCCGTATCCTTCACAGCTATTTTCAGGTGGGCATGAGTATCGGTTTGGTTCAAGAGCTCAGCCTGCAAGACCACTTCACCAGAATGGGTGAACTTAATAGCATTGCTCACCAAATTGTTGAGGATCTGTCGCAACCGGGATCCATCCCCCCGTAACTGCCGGGGCACCTCCTCCTGAATCAACACCCCCAGTTCCAATCCCTTGGCATGGGCACTTGGCGCAAACAAATCCGCAACTTCCTCCAAGCAGGATCCCAAATCAAAGTCAAGAATTTCCAGCTCCATTTCTCCAGCTTCTAACTTGGAGAAATCGAGGATTTCATTAATCAAAGTGAGTAGGGCATCGCCACTGATGCGGATGGTCTCGACAAAGTCCCGTTGCTCTGGAGTCAGATCAGTCTCCAGCAGAAGCCCTGTCATCCCCAGTACCGCGTTCATGGGGGTGCGAATTTCGTGGCTCATGGTGGCCAAGAAACTGCTCTTGGCTTCCGAGGCTTTTTCAGCTAGCTTACGCGCTTGTTCCAATTCAAGACTGCGTTGTTTCTCTCGTTCTAGGAGTTCAGCTTGAGCCAAGGCAATGCCAATTTGATTGGCCAATTGGGAGAGTAATTCCACCTCAAAGGAGTGCCAGTGACGGGGTTCAGAACAATGGTGGACAATCAATAAACCCCATAACTCTCTTTGTAAAAAGATTGGAACTACCACATTGGCTTTCACCTGGAGGCGCTGCAATAGATTGATATGACAATCGCTTAAATCCCCAGCGGTGATGTCATGGACTGCCTTGATACGGCCTTCAGCATATAAATTATAGAAACTGCGTCGAAAACAGTCATCCTCAATGACTTGTCCAAGTAGAGGAGTGTAACCCTCTCGAACTCTTTCATTCACCACTTTGCCTGATCGATCCGCCTGAAAGCGATAGACTAAGACACGATCGGTATTGAGTAGAGCTTGAATTTCACGAACAGCTGTCTCTAAGATTTCTTCAATCCGCAAAGACTCCCGAATTTTCAGACTCAGTTCCGCGAGCAGTTTGGCACGGCGATGTTGACGTTCTAGCTCTTCGGCTGCCTGCTTTCTTTCCGTAATATTCCGAAAGATACCACGGGTAGAAATGGGTTTACCATCTACAACGCGGCAACTAGCGTTACCTTCCAACCAAATTGTTTCTCCTGTAGCCGTGAGAAAAGCTGTCTCAACATGTTCGATCTTGCCCTCCGCAAACAACCGCTGCATAGCAGCCTGACAGTGCTGATGATAATCTGGGTGAATGATGTCAAACACAGTGAGGTTTCTGAGCTCTTCTTCGCTATAGCCTAGAGTTTGTTTCCAAGCTCGGTTAACATAGATAAAGTTACCTTCAAAGTCAACGCTTTGGATAAGATCAGTAGCGTTCTCAAACAGATCCCGATAGCGCTCTTCACTCTCTTTCAGGGCCATCTCTGCCAGTTTGCGATCGGTGATGTCAATGCCCGTGCCCATAATGAATTCAATCGAGCCGTTCTCATTGACCAAGGCCGTATTTGACCAAGAGATTAAGCGTAAAGCTCCCTGTTTGGTACGCCAAAAATTCTCATGGCGAGTTAATAGATCATTGCTCCTCAAGTTTTGAAAAGCCTGCTTAACCCCAGCAATGTTTTCCGGTGGGATCAGCCCCACATCCCATAGGCGCCGTCCTTTGACTTCCGCTAGCGCGTAGCCAGACAATTGCTCAGCTGCCTGGTTGAAGCGGAGGATGCGCCCTTCAGGATCCATCACCACCACCAACGCCCCTGCTGTATCGATAACCGCATTGGTAAAATCTCGCTCCTGTTTGAGCGTGATTTCCGCCCGTTCCCGCTCTTCAATTTCCCGCCGAATCAATAGGTAAACCAACAACAAAACAACATAGGTAAAAACCAATCCGCCAAAGAATGTGGCATTGGCGCTGATCTGGGTGAGCTGAACACGGAAGCTGCGCTCCTGTAGGAGGCGGTTTTCTTCCTGCTGCATGACCTGGATCAGGGCCGTGATCTGATCCATTACCCTTGGTCCTTCGTAATGCTGTAGCTGTTGTTGAGCAGCTGCAAATCCTTCTTGATCCCTAAGATCGACCAACTCCTGCAACAAACTCAGCCGCTGTTCCAGCAATTGCTCCAGCTGATCCAGGCGCTCCTGCTGGGCTGGATTATCAGAGGTGAGCTCTCGCAACAGCTGCACCCGTGTCGGGATAGCCTGAAGACTTTCTCGGTAGGCATTCAGGTAGCTGATGTCGGCGGTCAAGAGGTAGCCCCGTTGATCAGTTTCTGCAGAGCGGGCTTCTGCCAGCAGATCCTCTAGATTTTTAAGGACTTCAAAGGTGTGGGTCACCTGGGCCGTGACTTGGGGAAGCCGCAAAACATTGCGCTGTGTTAGGTAAGCAACTCCACCCAACAGGAGAGCCGCAATACCAAACCCAGTTGTGACTTTGAGCAGAAAGGCTTTCTTCAGACGGGATTGGCTAGCCGAATGGGTGGACTTGTAAGGTGGGGTCAGTGGGGCATGGGAAAGCTGAGTCAGGCTACGGCGCAACTCCAATTGAGCAACCACCTGATGGCCTAAGGCTTTCAGTTGCTCCAGTTGCTCGGGGCTAAGGTGGCGGGGCTGGTAGTCTACGACACATAGGGTGCCCAAGGCACTGCCTTCTGGGGTCACCAACGGGATCCCGGCATAAAAGCGAACATGGGGCTCTCCCGTAACAAAGGGGTTATCGGCAAAGCGCTCATCCTGTTGAGCATCTTCGACCACCAAAGGCTCTTGTGGGTTCAAGATGGCATGGGCACAAAAAGCAACATCCCGGGGGGTTTGTTCAACTTCCAGCCCCAGTTTGGCTTTAAACCACTGCCGATCAGCATCAATGAGGCTGACCAAAGCAACGGGAGTGCCACAGACAAAAGCAGCCAAGCGCACCAACTCATCAAAGCTGGCTTCGGGGGCAGTATCTAAAACGTGGTATTCGCGCAGGGCAGCTAACCGTTGCGTTTCATCAGGGGGGAGAGGAGCCTTTGGCATAGGTCGGGCAGATCACGAAGAACCCACCGAACCCAGGGGACAAGCTCACCCCGGAGCTCAGCGGTATAAAAAGAGATACCCCTAGCATAGCGCTCAGCTTCCCCTCTACGACCCGGAAAGGGGGCAGAATGGTTTTCGATGTGCTGCTCTGCTATCTATAACAACAGTAACAAGAACTGAGTAGAAGCTTAGCTCCCTAACCTGTTCTCCCCAAGGCTAGGGATCCTCAAATAGCCCCATTGAATTGATAGGATTCTGACTCAGTTGCCCTCTTTGCCAAAGGGATTGTTGCCCCTTTCGCCAAAGAGTTTGGCCTCTCCTTTAATAGCAGCCTTGATGATGTTGTAGGCAGCCCAACCCACCACCAAGACAATGGGTCCCAAAACGATAACCGGACGAAAATCAATATCCATGGTCTTTCATCCCCCTGTAAAGATTGGCAAGAACAAGGCTTTCCAAGGTTAGCTGTTGTCGGGATCCCTCCGACTGGACGATACCTCCTCAACCGGGGGATCCCAGTGTGTTGTGGCACAACCTTTGGAATGGTGATTACAGCCCTTGCGCGGGTTTGCTACAACAACGGTTGTGTCCCTAACCCATTTTTCTGGGGACTCATCCCGTGCTAGGTGACTAGCGGAAGGGCTGTATGTCCAGAATAAACCCAAATCGGGATCCCAACTGGGCAGATTTTGGCGGATCTAGGCCACCGATGCTGTGGCAAATAGGCCCGTACCGCGAATGGCATCCAAAAAGGCATACACAGCCGGGGTATGCAAGCCATTGGCCCGCAAAGCTACCCCGATCACCCGCTCCAAGGGATCCGGCA from Thermostichus vulcanus str. 'Rupite' harbors:
- a CDS encoding ferritin-like domain-containing protein, yielding MKTSKTPWALPRLAAEWDPSTSRRSLLLTGLLAGVGGAIGLSSLPSAAQSNADIAILNAAIDLEQQAIWAYKTAAGKLSSTDVGKVVLDVATKNLKDHEQHRDLLVGAVRQLGGTPAPARDSYDLSTYIDDKEGNLDSDANIAKLALALEFDAALAYNDAFIQLSNKDLVAAASTIGPNEVAHATAIRAVFNSLDSSILVVPSPFVSADTRERWILKV
- a CDS encoding WecB/TagA/CpsF family glycosyltransferase, whose amino-acid sequence is MQRVVVPLTTDSILGVQLHIPLPEANLQSYAAWIEARIDDGQGAQVITCNPEMIMLAHQNPHFAQVLKAAELVIPDGAGVVWALRRQGVTVQRVPGIELAETLIQVAAERGWRLALVGGKPEVNAAAIQSWQAQFPQLCLWGSHGYFSPEQEAQVLQALRSFQPQLVLVGLGSPRQELWIQAQRRLLPEAIWIGIGGSFDIWAGKKERAPRWWRDHQLEWLYRLYQEPWRWRRMLALPRFAWRVLRDPSSRKTP
- a CDS encoding cell division ATP-binding protein FtsE, encoding MVSLRGVSKVFPNGNLVLRDVDLEVRRGEFVFVTGVSGAGKSTLLRLLYGADQATQGTVMVDRVCLFSSEGHRPYRIPPRPLAMLRRRLGVVFQDYRLLANRTLAENVAFVLRAQGLSPAEIRRRIGPTLKMVGLTEKRDRFPHELSGGEQQRLSLARAIVNMPVLLLADEPTGNLDPENSLLVLQILERLNSFGVTIMMTSHDPYLVERAGHRVVRVEGGRLYDMR
- a CDS encoding cell division protein FtsX; this encodes MQALSRFLNKTRYLLQETFLGLRRGGWLNWAAVSTLLVLLFLVGISVELSWGVDATVQSLGGQLEISVYLEPERQAVDLQPQVTQLPHVAEVKVITKDQAWRTLLLEMGIQDEAAIQTQLGDNPLVDAMRVKADSAEALGEVATQIRQLEGVDEVYYGDQVVEQLGQIQEILRLGSLGITGVLALTAVAVITTTIRLIVMARRREIEVMQLVGATAAWIYLPFILQGCLFGVVSAVGSWGLVLGSQQLLQELLEKLIAFPFLKVVQADPNQLEFWFLPLMLLGMGVFLGTTSSLIAVRKSAGR
- a CDS encoding PAS domain S-box protein, which codes for MPKAPLPPDETQRLAALREYHVLDTAPEASFDELVRLAAFVCGTPVALVSLIDADRQWFKAKLGLEVEQTPRDVAFCAHAILNPQEPLVVEDAQQDERFADNPFVTGEPHVRFYAGIPLVTPEGSALGTLCVVDYQPRHLSPEQLEQLKALGHQVVAQLELRRSLTQLSHAPLTPPYKSTHSASQSRLKKAFLLKVTTGFGIAALLLGGVAYLTQRNVLRLPQVTAQVTHTFEVLKNLEDLLAEARSAETDQRGYLLTADISYLNAYRESLQAIPTRVQLLRELTSDNPAQQERLDQLEQLLEQRLSLLQELVDLRDQEGFAAAQQQLQHYEGPRVMDQITALIQVMQQEENRLLQERSFRVQLTQISANATFFGGLVFTYVVLLLVYLLIRREIEERERAEITLKQERDFTNAVIDTAGALVVVMDPEGRILRFNQAAEQLSGYALAEVKGRRLWDVGLIPPENIAGVKQAFQNLRSNDLLTRHENFWRTKQGALRLISWSNTALVNENGSIEFIMGTGIDITDRKLAEMALKESEERYRDLFENATDLIQSVDFEGNFIYVNRAWKQTLGYSEEELRNLTVFDIIHPDYHQHCQAAMQRLFAEGKIEHVETAFLTATGETIWLEGNASCRVVDGKPISTRGIFRNITERKQAAEELERQHRRAKLLAELSLKIRESLRIEEILETAVREIQALLNTDRVLVYRFQADRSGKVVNERVREGYTPLLGQVIEDDCFRRSFYNLYAEGRIKAVHDITAGDLSDCHINLLQRLQVKANVVVPIFLQRELWGLLIVHHCSEPRHWHSFEVELLSQLANQIGIALAQAELLEREKQRSLELEQARKLAEKASEAKSSFLATMSHEIRTPMNAVLGMTGLLLETDLTPEQRDFVETIRISGDALLTLINEILDFSKLEAGEMELEILDFDLGSCLEEVADLFAPSAHAKGLELGVLIQEEVPRQLRGDGSRLRQILNNLVSNAIKFTHSGEVVLQAELLNQTDTHAHLKIAVKDTGIGIPRELQYKLFQPFSQVDASTTRKYGGTGLGLAICKQLTELMGGRISVESEEGRGSTFSVELTLEKQPAGTGEQSPQPLARIPADLRGKRLLIVDDNATNRKIVRYQTTAWGMLVEEAENAQQALEKLRQAIRDGIPFPVAVLDMQMPETDGETLGRWIKGDPQLADTQLVMMTSIGFGEVSHRILEIGFAAYLIKPVKQTRLREALAIALGKPSGLSVPMLSMSAPEAQAAWLSGIQASQPDPAKEQLSIRILLAEDNPVNQKVALRQLRSLGYAADVVANGQEVLDLLEHITYDLILMDCQMPVMDGYEATRRIRQQEAGSDRHTVIIAMTANALREDRERCLAAGMDDYLSKPVLKEDLEKMLSHWSQVVSKAATASTPEGSLSESEANLARDQIPEVPIGIEEEDVDLSGLAPHPTDPPTLPYPINHDHLGRVSGGDRAFEQELLQVFTEDAAEQLHQIHQAIAQQNGEVLRKISHRLKGASANVGAEAFCQIVRELEQLGLQFAHNQERGSGSQAEDWLRPRQALGDLEQALADIRQHLSRLN
- a CDS encoding photosystem II protein Y, producing MDIDFRPVIVLGPIVLVVGWAAYNIIKAAIKGEAKLFGERGNNPFGKEGN